Genomic DNA from Amycolatopsis alba DSM 44262:
CACGGACACTGGCAAAAAACCTACGGTGCCGTAACCTGGCTGAGTGAGCGTAGCGACCGAACCCCAGCCGTCCGGCCCCACGCCCTTGGTGGACACGCGTCCTCGCTTGCGGGGGCACATCCACTTCTGGTCCTTCTTCGGCGCCGTCGCCGGAGCCGCGGCCCTCATCAGTCTCGCGGCGTCCACAGTGTCGGGAATGGCCGCTTTGTCCACTTCGGTCTACGGCTTGACCGTCCTGGGCGTCTTCGGCGTCAGCGCCCTCTATCACCGTCGCTTGTGGAGCCCACGAGCATACGAATGGATGAAGCGCGCCGACCATTCGATGATCTTCCTGTTCATCGCGGGCACTTACACGCCATTCACCCTTCTGGCGATGTCCCAGCCGACCGGGTACATCGTGCTCGCGATCGTCTGGGGCGGCGCGATCGGCGGCGTCACCCTGAAGATGCTGTGGCCGAACGCGCCACGGTGGCTGGGCGTGCCCATCTACATCGCACTGGGCTGGGTCGCCGTCTTCGTCCTGCCCGAACTGGGCGCGCACGCCGGCATCGCGGCACTCGTCCTGCTCTGCGTCGGCGGCCTGTTCTACACGCTGGGCGCGGTGTTCTACGCCGTCAAGTGGCCGAACCACTTCCCGGACACCTTCGGGTACCACGAGTACTTCCACGCCTGCACGGTGCTGGCGGCGGTTTCGCACTACATCGCGATCTGGCTGGCGATGTACGCCTAGCTGGCGATCAGCTGTTCTCGGTCCAGAACTGTTGAAGCCTCGCGATGGCCTCGGCTTTGGTCATCGCGGCGACCTCTGATTCGGTGAGACCGACCCGCGAGAGCAGCATGTGCACCAGATCAGCCGGAAGAGCTTCGGCCTGCGGAACAGGTACTCCGCGATCGGGTTTGACGCCATCGTGCACGCACGACCAGAAGCACGGCTCGTCGACATCGAGCTGGTCGCGAAGGATGTGCTTCCAGATGCTCTTCCCGTACCCGGTCCGATCCACCGGATGCGAGATCCGGGTTCGCAGGATGCGGCCGTCCACGAGACCGAGTTCGTAGGTGACGTGATGCGTACCGGTCCGGCCGCGGACATCGCGAACCCTGCGCCACTCCTCGACCTGACAGAACGACTCATGGTCCTTACGGGTGAGTTGTGGCCGATTCACCGCGCGGTACCCGCCAGCCAATCGCGCAATTGATCGTCGTCGCTCAGGCTGATCAACTGAACCAGGCCCCAGTTGTCACGGTGATTCGGCGCGTCCAGCAACCGCAGCTGCCAGTCTTCCGCGTACTCCCGCAGCGCGTCGACCATCTCGGTCAGCGCCTCGTCGAAAGTGGCTCCGTCCGCCGCTACCGGCAAGCCCGGAATGAACACGGACCAGCCGCCGTCCTCGGCGACGACCTGCGCAGACGCAGGCAGAAGCGACGCAAGGAAGTACCGCAGCCGTTCGACGTCCACGACGGCGGCCTGAACCGAGTCGCGCCGAACCGTGGCAACACGGCCCTTCTGCGCAGCATCCAGCAGATCCTTCAGATGCGCGCGAGCTTCGGTGTAGCTGTCGTAATGGAGAGCGGACAAAGGGACCTCCCGGTCAAGTCCCGACCAGTTTGCCCAAGTACGTCAAGTACGTCGCGCCGGTGACCTGGACGGACACACGCGTGTTCCCTCTGGCACAGGAAAGTGCCTTCTTCCGCACCTCCACCACCAGAGCCATGATCACCACCATGGCCAAGAACCCGACGCCCCGAACCCTCGACGAAGCGGCCCTCAGCGCCTTCATCGCCGAGCACACCTTCGGCGCCCTCGCGACCCTCAAACGCGACGGCCGCCCCCATCTCTCCACGGTCGTCTACACCTGGGACCCCGAAGCCCGCGAGATCCGGATCAGCACGACCGAAGAGCGCCTCAAGGTCAAGCAGCTCCGCAACAACCCCACCGCTTCGCTCTACGTCTCCAGCGCCGATCACTGGAAATTCGCGGTCGTGGAAGGGAAAGCGGAACTCTCCGAAGTCACGCGAACACCCGATGACGGTGACAGGCTCTACATCACCCTCAGAGCCGAGAAACTCTATGGCACAGCCCTCGACATCGCTTAACGTACGCACCTGGAAAAGGCCAGGTGAGGAGACGTCCGATGTGGGAAAAGCGGATGGAGTGGCCGCTCAACGCCGCCGCCGTACTGTTCCTGGCCGCCTACGCCTGGCCGATCCTCCAGCCCTCGCTCGGGCACACCGGCCGGGTCTGGTGTGAGGTCGTCACCTGGCTCTCCTGGGCGGTCTTCGCCCTGGACTACGGCGTCCGGCTCAAGCACGCCGAGGACAAACGCACGTTCCTGAAGAGCAACCTGTTCGACCTGGCGATCATCGTGCTCCCGTTGATCCGGCAGTTGCGGCTGCTCCGGCTGGTCACGGTGCTCAACGTCCTCAACCGCAACGCCGGGTTGTCGTTGCGCGGCCGCGTCGTGGTCTACACGGTGGGCGCGACGGCGCTCATCGTGTTCTGTTCGGCGCTCGCCGTACTCGACGCCGAGCGCACACAGCCGGACGCGCCGATCACCGACTTCCCCGACGCGGTGTGGTGGTCGATCACGACGATCACCACGGTCGGCTACGGCGACCGCTATCCCGTCAGCGGTACCGGACGCGTCGTCGCGGTCGGGCTGATGGTGGCCGGGATCGCCCTGCTCGGTGTGGTCACCGCGACGCTGGCGTCGTGGCTGATCCGCCGGGTGACCGAGGCCGACGAGAACGCGCAGGCCGTCACCCGCGAGCATCTCGACGAGCTGACCCGCGAGGTCAAGGCGCTGCGGGCCGAGCTCGCCGAGCAGCGGGCAGGCGTCAGTCCCGCAGCATCGGAGCCGCTAGGTACTGCTCGGGGATAGCGAAGGCGTCCACGAGCGTCCGCGCGTGCGGGCGCAGGTCGGCGCACAACGCGTTCACCGCGGCGGTGACGGCCTTCGAGCGTCCGGAGGTCAGGCGTCCGTGTTCGAGGAACCAGCCCCGGTCCGCCTCGATGTTCGCGAGCGCGTAGAGGTCGCAGACCCGCTCCAGCAGCTCCCGTGCCTCCGCGTCGGCGCAGCGCTCGATGGCGGCGATGAACGCTTCGAGCACCACTCGGTCGACGTGCACTCGCCCGGCGCGCAGCACGTGGTCTTGCGCGTCGTTGAAAACACCGAAGGGATCCGACGCAGCCTTACGAAGACGCTGCGCGACGCCGCCGAGTACGTGCTCTTCGCGGTCTTCGAACAGCTTCAGGTGCCATTCGCGCGAGTACAGCACGTCGCTGTCGTCGGCGTCGGTGAGCCGCTCGACGACCTTGCGCGCGGACGTCCGTTCGATCACGGCCTCGACGAACTGCTCCGCCACGAACCGCGCGGTCGCGAGCGGGCTGAGGTCCTCGAAATGGTCCTTGTAGCTGGTCAGAAGGCCCTTCGCGACCAGCTGCAGCAGCACGGTGTTGTCACCCTCGAAGGTGGTGAAGACGTCGGTGTCGGCCTTCAGCCCGGCGAGCAGGTTCTCCGACAGGTAGCCGGAGCCGCCGCACGCCTCACGGGCGGCCTGGATGGTCGCCGTCGCGTGCCAGGTCGAGACCGCCTTGATCCCGGCCGCACGTGCTTCCAGCTCTCGCTGCTCTTCCTCGGGCGCGTCCTCGGCGATGTCGTTCAACGTCGCGACGAGCGCTTCCTGCGCGAAGTGCAGCGCGTACGACGTCGCCAGCGCGGGCAGCAGTTTCCTTTGATGCGCGCGATAGTCGAGGATCACGACCTCGTCGCCGTCGGGCCGCGCGAACTGCCGTCGCTGCTCGCCGTACCGGACGGCCAGCGCCAGCGCGCGTTTCGTCGCGCTGCCGGCACTGCCCGCGACGCTGACCCGCCCGCGGATGAGCGTGCCGAGCATCGTGAAGAACCGGCGGCCGTCGCTTTCGATCGGGCTCGTGTACGTCCCGTCCTCGGCGACGTCACCGAACCGGTTGAGCAGCGCCTCACGCGGAACCCGCACCTGGGTGAAGGTGAGCCGCCCGTTGTCGACGCCGTTGAGACCCGCCTTGCGGCCGCAGTCCTCGATCTCGACGCCACTCGCGTTTTCGCCGCGGATCGGCACCAAGAACGCGTGCACGCCGCGCGATTCACCACCGGTGATCAGCTGCGCGAACACGACAGCGAGTTCGCCGTCGCGGGCGGCGTTGCCGATGTACTCCTTCATCGCGCCCCGGTCCGGCGTGTGCACGACGAACTCGCGCGTGGCCGGGTCGTAGGTCGCGGTGGTGCGCAGATGCTGGACGTCCGAGCCGTGACCGTGCTCGGTCATCGCGAAACAGCCCAGCAGCTCCAGATCCTTGATCTCGCGCAGATAGCGCTCATGGTGGCGTTCGGTACCGAGCAGCTGCACCGCGCCGCCGAACAGACCCCATTGGACACCTGCCTTGACCATCAGCGAGAGGTCGCCGAAGCCCAGCATCTCGAACGACATCACCGAGCCGCCGACGTCGCCGCCACCGCCGTACGCCGGGTCGAAACCGAGACCGGGGCGGTCGGTTCCGGCGAGCTTGCGCAGCCATTCGAGGACCTGGGCCCGGTGCGCTTCCACGTCAAGGTCGACAGGGTCCTTGAAGTCTTCCGCCGCCATCTGCGCGCGCACCGCCCGGCGTAGCCCGGCCCACCGTCCATCGAGGACGGTGGTCAGCGCGTCCGGGTCGATCTTCGCGGGAAGTCCTGGTGTGTCCACGATTCCTCCGATGCGGTGCGTTCTGACCTCAGCCTGCCGCACCGCATCGGCGGGCGCAGCACGAATCAGACCGGTTTCCCGTTGATCGTCGTGTTCTCGAACCGCAGGTCATCGACGTGCTCCAGGGTGTTCTCCGTGCTCGCGACGCCGTCGAAGCGGCAATCGCGCACCCGCAGACCCCGAACGTGTGAGTTGGGCAACCCCCGGACGTTGAACGCGGCTTGCCCGCATTTCGTGCTCACGGAGTTGCTGATGGTGAACGGACCGAACCGGGGGACATACGAGCCGGTTTGGCCGTTGTAGTCCGGCAGGACGTACGCGAACGAGCGGGCGAAAGTGCCCGAGACACTGTCGAGGTTGACGTTCTCGGTGAAGCCGCCGCGCAAGGTGTTCGACTTGACGTACAGCGCGTATTTCGTCTCGCCGGTGACGGTGAGCCGGTACGCGTAGACGTCACGGATCCCGCCGGTCTGCTCGCTGCCGCAGGTGATCGCGCCCCAGTTGCCGTCCATCACGCAGTTCGCGACGACGATGTTCCGGCACGGCACGCCGACCCGGCGCCCGTCGGCGTCCCGGCCCGCTTTGAGCGCGATGTTGTCGTCGTGCGCGCCGAGATGGGAGTTCACGATCACGACGTGGTCGCAGGACTCGGGGTCGCAGGCGTCGGTGTTGGAGTGCGCGGTGCTCGCGTCGGTGCGGACGCCGTCGATCGTGACGTTCCGGCACAGCGTGGGGTGCAGCTGCCAGAACACCGGGTTCTTCAGCGTCACACCCTCGATGAGCAAGGTGTCGCACGCGTACGGCTCGACGAACGCGGACCGCATGGCGTGCCCGGAGCCGGGCACGATCCGCTTCTCCGGCGGGATCCCCTTGGCCACCAGCGATTCCAGGTAGTCACGGTCCTTGCCCTTGTTCCAGGAAGCCGTGTCGGCCGCGTCGAGGACGCCCGGCCCGGTCACCGCGATGTTGGCTTCCTTGTACGCGTAGATCATCGGCGACCGGTTGACGCACTCGATGCCCTCGTAGCGGGTGAGCACGTTCGGGAACTTCGAGGCGTCGGAGCCGAACCTGAGCACCGCACCCGCGGCGAGGTGCAGGTCCACGTTGCTCTTGAGGTACACCGCGCCGGTGACGAAGGTGCCCTTAGGCACGACGACGCGTCCACCGCCACGCGCGTTGGCCGTCTCGATCGCCTTCTTGATCGCGGCGGTGTTGTCGGTCTTGCCGTCGCCTTTGGCGCCGAAATCGAGCACGGAAAACGTCCGGTCCGGGAAGACCGGACGTTTCGTCCGCGCGACGATGTCGTCGGCGGCGGGCCAGGGAAGGACCGGGGCCGCCGAGGCGGTGGGCGCGAGCAGCGGGCTCGCGGCCACCACGAGACCGCCCTTGATCAGCCAACGCCGGGAGAATCTGCCGTCCATGACGCCTTCTTTCGCAAGAGGACTTCGGTGAAGACGGCGGAATCCCGACTCTAGGGGCGGACCCCGGCCTCAGGAAAGGTCCGGTCCCTGTGAGCGGAGATCGTCGACCTTGGTCATCGCCTCCCGGAGCTCGGCGAGCCAGCTGTCCGCATGCTCCCCGACCAGCCGGACGGCCCAGGCCAGCGCCTCCGACCGCGACCGCGCGACACCCGCGTCGACGAGGGTGTCGAGGACCAGGCGTTCTGGCTGCCGCAGCCTGGTCATGACCGGCGCCGAATGCGTGGTGAACAGATGCCTCGTGCCGCCGAGGCTCGCGCCCCAGGCGACCTTGCGCTGATACCGGTGCTCGGCCTGGCGCGCGATCTCGATCCGCTCGTCGCGGGTCTCCTCGCGGAACCGGCTGATCCGGCCGTCCTCGGCCGCCGCGCGGGCGGCGTCGTCGGCGTACTCGCCGGTGAGCGGCTGGAGTTCGCCGACGATGACGATCTCCTCGCGATCCACCGTGACCTGCGGATCCCCGGTGAACCAGCCCTCCGGGAGCCGTCCGCCGAACCACGCCGCCGCGTCGTCCGCCGACGGGATCTCCGCCTGCTGCCAGCCGCCCCGGCCCTTCCAGCCACCGCGTCCCATATGTCTCGCCGTCCTGAAGTAGGTGTGCATGCTCGCCTCCGCGATTACATGATTACAACGCTACCGACGCTACGCGCGTAATCGCCGGTATTCACGCGTGTTCTCCCCCGGCGAAACCCGAGGCAACCCGATGACCTGCGCGGACGTGTTCTCACCGACAGCCGTCGAGGAAGGGAACCTCATGCTGAAGAAAGCCATGATCGGCGCTCTCGTCTGCGGAGCGGCTCAACTGGCGGTGATCGCGCCCGCCGCGGCGACCACCGATCCCAGCTGGTATCTCGGCCCGGCCGAACTCGGGCCCGGCGAACAGATCTACGCCGAGACCAAGGCCGCGGCGGGCGGCTGCACCCCGGACGGCCCGGTGACCTCGCCCGGTCTCGCCGAGCCGATCGGGTGGACCATCGGCGGGAACTTCGGGAAATACGGCGGGTTCGGGCACGTGGTGAAGACGCCAGGCAAGTACGTCGCGACGCTCACCTGCACCGACGGGCGCAAGTCGACCCGGACGTTCACGGTGGTGGGGGTTCCGCCGTCCAGCACCACGAAGCCGCCGAAGACCACCAAGCCCACGGCCGCCAAGCCGAAACCGAAGCCCCAGGTCACGGTGAAGCCTGCCGGGGCCCCGCAGACCGGCGGCGGCTTCGGCGCTATGTCGTGGGACTGGTGAGCTGAGAGCGCAGGTCCTCCGCGGTGGTGACCGGCCGCTCGCACACGTACCCACGGCACACGTACGCGGCGGCGGCACCTCCGACCAGCGGGCGATCCGCGAGCAGCGGTACCCCGTCGGCGTCCGGGGTACCGCTCACGACGACGGCGCCGTCCGGCAGCGACGCGACGGCGGCGGCCAGCAGGTCCGCGCGCGCAGCGGCGTCCGGTCCGACGACGGCGACCTGGACCGGGCCGGCTGCGGCGGCTTCGGCGACGGTGAGCCAGTGCCCGGCGAATCGCGGCGCGTGGGCGGCGAGCCGTCCCGCGCGGGCCAGTGCCTGCTCGGCCGCCTCGCGGTAGCGGCCGACCTGGTCGTGCCCGGCGAGCACGGACGCGGTCAGCAACGCGTTCGCCAGTGCCGAAGCGCCCGACGGGCTCGCGTTGTCGGTCGGGTCGGACGGCCGCTGCACCAGGACTTCCGCGTCGTCGGCCGTGTCGTAGTAGGCGCCCGGCGACTCCGGGACGTCGAAATGGGCCAAGGCGAGGTCGAGCAGGGTGACCGCGTCGGCGAGCCAATGCGGTTCCCCGGTCGCCTGATGGAGCTCGAGCAGACCTTCGGCGAGGCACGAGTAGTCCTCCAGCACCCCGGCCGTCGTGCCGACGACGCCGTCGCGCGAGGTCCGGCGCAGCCGTCCGTCGACGAAATGGGTGTCCATCAGGAAAGCCGCGGCGCGGGCGGCCGCTTCGATCCACTGTGGACGTTCAAGCCGCGAGCCCGCCTTCGCGAGCGCCCCGATCGCGAGCCCGTTCCACGCGGCGATGACCTTGTCGTCGCGGGCGGGCTGCGGGCGCTCGTTCCGGGCGGTCAGCAGCGCGCCACGGACCCGCTCATAACGCGTTTCGTCCTCTGGATGCGGCTCACGCAGGCGCAATGTCGACGCGCCGTGCTCGAAGTTGCCCCGCTCGGTCACCTGGAACAGCTCGGCCGCCCAAGCGCCGTCTTCCTCGCCGAGCACCTCGGCGAGCTGCGCGGGAGTCCAGACATAAGTGAGCCCTTCGACGCCGTCGGTGTCCGCGTCGAGGGAAGCCGCGAAGCCACCTTCGGCCGTCCCGAGGTCGCGAAGCAGGAATTCCGCGGTCTCCTCGACCGTCCTCCGCGCGTACTGATGCCCTGTCACGCCGTGGAACTGCGTATAGAAGCGCAGAAGCAAACCGTTGTCGTACAACATCTTCTCGAAGTGCGGCACTTCCCAGCGCGCGTCGACCGAGTAGCGCGCGAAGCCACCGGCGAGCTGGTCGTTGAGCCCGCCGAGCGCCATCGCCTCCGCCGTGTGCTCGACGGCGGCGAGATCGGAGCCGGTGCGCTCGTGATGACGGAGCAGGAAGTTCAACGCCATCGTCGGCGGGAACTTCGGCGCTCCCCCGAATCCGCCGGTTTCGGCGTCGTACTCCTTGCCCAGTGAAGCGGCCGCGGACTCCAGCGCCACACCGTCCACAACGGACTCGGGAAGCGGCCCGCTCTTCTCCGTCAGATGCGCGATGATCTGCTGAGCGCCGGAACGCAGCTCCTCCGGGCGCTCGCCCCAGGCCTCGGCGACCGCGACGAGCAGCTGCGAGAACGACGGCATCCCCGGCCGCGGCGACGGCGGGTAGTAGGTGCCGCAGTGGAACGGCTCGCCCTCCGGGGTGAGGAAACACGTCATCGGCCAGCCGCCCTGACCGGTCATCGCCTGCGTGGCCGCCATGTACACCGAGTCGATGTCCGGGCGCTCCTCGCGGTCCACCTTGATGTTGACGAAGTTCGCGTTCATCAGCGTCGCGGTCGCTTCGTCCTCGAAGGACTCGTGCGCCATGACGTGGCACCAGTGGCAGGCCGCGTAGCCGACCGAGAGGAGGATCGGCACGTTCCGCCGTTTCGCCTCGGCCAGCGCCTCTTCGCCCCAGGGCCACCAGTCCACCGGGTTCTCGGCGTGCTGCAGCAGGTACGGACTGGTCGCGGCCTTCAGGCGGTTCGACATGTCACCAGGGTCGCACGCGGAAATGCGGGCGCGCGGAACGGCCTTGTGCGCGACACTGACCCGGTGTTGCTGACCATGACGACCACCCGGACACCCGCCACCGACCTGGGCTTTCTCCTGCACAAACATCCGGAGAAGGCGCAGCCGGTCACGCTCTCGGCCGGAACGGCGCACGTCTTCTACCCGAAGGCGTCCGACGAGCGCTGCACCGTCGCGCTGCTGGTCGAGATCGACCCGGTCGGCCTCGTGCGCGGCGGCGGGACGTCGTTGACCCAGTACGTCAACGACCGGCCTTACGCGGGCGGCTCGTATCTTGCGGTGGCCCTGCGGGCGGCGTTCACCACGGCGTTGGCAGGCCGGTGCGCGAACCGGCCGGAGCTGGTCGACGAACACTTTCCACTGGAGATCCGGGTCCCGTCGCTGACCGCGCGCGGTGGTGCCGAGGTCGTCCACAAGCTGTTCGAGCCTCTCGGCTGGCAGGTCGAAGCGAAGACGATCCCGCTCGACCCCGAATTCCCGCAGTGGGGCGATTCCCGCTACGTCGATCTCCGGCTGACCGGGACCCAGCGCGTCGTCGACGCGTTGCGGCAGCTGTACGTCCTGCTGCCCGCTCTCGACGGCGACAAGCACTACTGGATCGGCCAGGACGAGGCCGACAAGCTGCTGCGGGTCGGCGAGGGCTGGCTCGCCGGGCATCCGGAACGGGAACTGATCACCAGCCGGTACCTCGAACGGCGTCGCCCGATCGTGTCGTACGCGCTCGCGCGGCTGGCCGAAGCGGGCGACGTTCCGGCCGAGGCCGAGGCACGGGTCACCGAACTGCCGGACCGGCCGGAGCCGCTGGCCGTGCAACGCCACGGGAGTGTGCTCGCGGCGCTCCGGGCGGCGGGCGCGCGGCGAGTGCTCGACCTCGGTTGCGGCGGTGGCGCGCTGCTGCGCGTGCTCCAGAAAGAGCCGTCGTTCACCGAGATCGTGGGGGTCGATGTGTCCGCGAGCGCGCTCGACATCGCGGACAAGCGCCTCAAAGACAAATCGCGGATCACGCTGCGGCAGTCCGCGCTGACCTACGCGGATCCGTCGCTGGCCGGATACGACGCGGCCGTGCTGATGGAGGTGATCGAGCATGTCGACGAGGAGCGCCTGCCCGCGCTGGAGCACGCCGTGTTCGGTGTCGCCGCACCGCGGACCGTGCTCGTCACGACGCCGAACGCCGAGTACAACCGGCACTTCGAATTCCTCGAAGAGGGCCGGTTCCGCCATGCCGACCACCGTTTCGAATGGACACGCGAGCAGTTCCGCTCGTGGGCCGAGGGGGTCGCCGCACGGCGCGGCTACGACGTCCGCCACCTGCCTGTGGGACACGAGTCCCAGGAATCAGGACCGCCGACCCAGATGGCGGTCTTCACGTCTCGAAAGGAGGCCGTGGCATGAAACTGACCATTCCCGACATGTCCCTCGTCGTGCTCGTCGGCGCCTCCGGCTCCGGCAAGTCGACCTTCGCGCGGACGCATTTCGCGCCGACGCAGGTGCTGTCCAGCGACTATTTCCGCGGCCTGGTGGCCGACGACGAGAACGACCAGAGCGCGTCGGCCGCCGCTTTCGACGTGCTCCACTACGTCGCGGCGAAGCGGCTCGAAGCGGGCCGGGTCACGGTGATCGACGCGACGAACGTCCAACGCGCTTCCCGCGCGAGCCTGCTGAAGCTGGCGAGGGAGTACGACGTCATGCCGACGGCGATCGTGCTGGACCTGCCCGTCAAGGTCTGCCACGAACGCAACGAGTCCCGGCCGGACCGCGACTTCGGCGAGCACGTCGTCCGCCGCCAGCGCGGCGAACTGCACCGCTCACTGAAGTCGTTGGAGCGTGAGGGTTTCCGCCGCGTCCACGTGCTGCGAAGCGAAGCCGAAGTCGCCGAAGCGGAGATCGTCGTCGAGCCGCTGCGCAACGATCTCCGCGAGCTGACCGGACCGTTCGACGTCATCGGCGACGTCCACGGCTGCCGCGAGGAACTGGAGGAACTGCTCACCGAACTGGGTTACGCCGACGGCGTCCATCCCGAGGGACGCACCGCGGTGTTCGTCGGCGACCTCGTCGACCGCGGCCCCGACACGCCTGGCGTGCTGCGCCGCGTGATGGCGATGGCCGAGGCGGGCAGCGCGCTCGTCGTCTGCGGGAACCACGAACAGAAACTGGTCCGCGCGCTGAACGGGCGCAAGGTCAAGGTGGCGCACGGCCTCGCGGAATCCCTGGAACAGCTTGCCGCGCAGGACGAGGAATTCCGCGCCAAGGCACACGAATTCTGTGATGGCCTCATCGCGCACTACGTCCTCGACGGCGGCAAGCTCGTCGTCGCGCACGCGGGCCTGCCCGAAAAGTTCCACGGGCGGGCGTCCGGCCGGGTGCGGAGCACCGCGCTCTACGGCGACACCACCGGCGAGACCGACGAGTACGGCCTGCCGGTGCGGCTGCCGTGGGCGCGCGACTACCGCGGTTCCGCGATGGTCCTCTACGGGCACACGCCGACACTGGAGCCGGAGTGGGTCAACGGGACCATGTGTCTCGACACGGGCTGCGTCTTCGGCGGCAAGCTGACCGCTTTGCGTTACCCGGAGCGGGAAGTCGTGTCGGTGAAGGCGAAGAAGGTCTGGTACGAGCCGACGCGCCCGCTCGAACCGGACCGGCCGCTGGGCGGACGCGAGCCCGCCGTACTGGAGCTGGGCGACGTCACCGGGAAGCGGATCGTCGAGACCCGGCATCACGGCCGGGTCGGGGTCTCCGCCGAGCAGTCCGCGGCCGCGCTCGAGGTGATGAGCCGGTTCGCCGTCGACCCGCGCTGGCTGCCGTACCTGCCGCCGACCATGGCGCCGTGTTCGACGTCCGACTCCGGTGACCACCTCGAACACCCCG
This window encodes:
- a CDS encoding prevent-host-death protein codes for the protein MSALHYDSYTEARAHLKDLLDAAQKGRVATVRRDSVQAAVVDVERLRYFLASLLPASAQVVAEDGGWSVFIPGLPVAADGATFDEALTEMVDALREYAEDWQLRLLDAPNHRDNWGLVQLISLSDDDQLRDWLAGTAR
- a CDS encoding 3' terminal RNA ribose 2'-O-methyltransferase Hen1; its protein translation is MLLTMTTTRTPATDLGFLLHKHPEKAQPVTLSAGTAHVFYPKASDERCTVALLVEIDPVGLVRGGGTSLTQYVNDRPYAGGSYLAVALRAAFTTALAGRCANRPELVDEHFPLEIRVPSLTARGGAEVVHKLFEPLGWQVEAKTIPLDPEFPQWGDSRYVDLRLTGTQRVVDALRQLYVLLPALDGDKHYWIGQDEADKLLRVGEGWLAGHPERELITSRYLERRRPIVSYALARLAEAGDVPAEAEARVTELPDRPEPLAVQRHGSVLAALRAAGARRVLDLGCGGGALLRVLQKEPSFTEIVGVDVSASALDIADKRLKDKSRITLRQSALTYADPSLAGYDAAVLMEVIEHVDEERLPALEHAVFGVAAPRTVLVTTPNAEYNRHFEFLEEGRFRHADHRFEWTREQFRSWAEGVAARRGYDVRHLPVGHESQESGPPTQMAVFTSRKEAVA
- a CDS encoding glycoside hydrolase family 28 protein; translation: MDGRFSRRWLIKGGLVVAASPLLAPTASAAPVLPWPAADDIVARTKRPVFPDRTFSVLDFGAKGDGKTDNTAAIKKAIETANARGGGRVVVPKGTFVTGAVYLKSNVDLHLAAGAVLRFGSDASKFPNVLTRYEGIECVNRSPMIYAYKEANIAVTGPGVLDAADTASWNKGKDRDYLESLVAKGIPPEKRIVPGSGHAMRSAFVEPYACDTLLIEGVTLKNPVFWQLHPTLCRNVTIDGVRTDASTAHSNTDACDPESCDHVVIVNSHLGAHDDNIALKAGRDADGRRVGVPCRNIVVANCVMDGNWGAITCGSEQTGGIRDVYAYRLTVTGETKYALYVKSNTLRGGFTENVNLDSVSGTFARSFAYVLPDYNGQTGSYVPRFGPFTISNSVSTKCGQAAFNVRGLPNSHVRGLRVRDCRFDGVASTENTLEHVDDLRFENTTINGKPV
- a CDS encoding potassium channel family protein is translated as MWEKRMEWPLNAAAVLFLAAYAWPILQPSLGHTGRVWCEVVTWLSWAVFALDYGVRLKHAEDKRTFLKSNLFDLAIIVLPLIRQLRLLRLVTVLNVLNRNAGLSLRGRVVVYTVGATALIVFCSALAVLDAERTQPDAPITDFPDAVWWSITTITTVGYGDRYPVSGTGRVVAVGLMVAGIALLGVVTATLASWLIRRVTEADENAQAVTREHLDELTREVKALRAELAEQRAGVSPAASEPLGTARG
- the trhA gene encoding PAQR family membrane homeostasis protein TrhA; its protein translation is MDTRPRLRGHIHFWSFFGAVAGAAALISLAASTVSGMAALSTSVYGLTVLGVFGVSALYHRRLWSPRAYEWMKRADHSMIFLFIAGTYTPFTLLAMSQPTGYIVLAIVWGGAIGGVTLKMLWPNAPRWLGVPIYIALGWVAVFVLPELGAHAGIAALVLLCVGGLFYTLGAVFYAVKWPNHFPDTFGYHEYFHACTVLAAVSHYIAIWLAMYA
- a CDS encoding pyridoxamine 5'-phosphate oxidase family protein, which codes for MAKNPTPRTLDEAALSAFIAEHTFGALATLKRDGRPHLSTVVYTWDPEAREIRISTTEERLKVKQLRNNPTASLYVSSADHWKFAVVEGKAELSEVTRTPDDGDRLYITLRAEKLYGTALDIA
- a CDS encoding thioredoxin domain-containing protein; this encodes MSNRLKAATSPYLLQHAENPVDWWPWGEEALAEAKRRNVPILLSVGYAACHWCHVMAHESFEDEATATLMNANFVNIKVDREERPDIDSVYMAATQAMTGQGGWPMTCFLTPEGEPFHCGTYYPPSPRPGMPSFSQLLVAVAEAWGERPEELRSGAQQIIAHLTEKSGPLPESVVDGVALESAAASLGKEYDAETGGFGGAPKFPPTMALNFLLRHHERTGSDLAAVEHTAEAMALGGLNDQLAGGFARYSVDARWEVPHFEKMLYDNGLLLRFYTQFHGVTGHQYARRTVEETAEFLLRDLGTAEGGFAASLDADTDGVEGLTYVWTPAQLAEVLGEEDGAWAAELFQVTERGNFEHGASTLRLREPHPEDETRYERVRGALLTARNERPQPARDDKVIAAWNGLAIGALAKAGSRLERPQWIEAAARAAAFLMDTHFVDGRLRRTSRDGVVGTTAGVLEDYSCLAEGLLELHQATGEPHWLADAVTLLDLALAHFDVPESPGAYYDTADDAEVLVQRPSDPTDNASPSGASALANALLTASVLAGHDQVGRYREAAEQALARAGRLAAHAPRFAGHWLTVAEAAAAGPVQVAVVGPDAAARADLLAAAVASLPDGAVVVSGTPDADGVPLLADRPLVGGAAAAYVCRGYVCERPVTTAEDLRSQLTSPTT
- a CDS encoding acyl-CoA dehydrogenase, producing MDTPGLPAKIDPDALTTVLDGRWAGLRRAVRAQMAAEDFKDPVDLDVEAHRAQVLEWLRKLAGTDRPGLGFDPAYGGGGDVGGSVMSFEMLGFGDLSLMVKAGVQWGLFGGAVQLLGTERHHERYLREIKDLELLGCFAMTEHGHGSDVQHLRTTATYDPATREFVVHTPDRGAMKEYIGNAARDGELAVVFAQLITGGESRGVHAFLVPIRGENASGVEIEDCGRKAGLNGVDNGRLTFTQVRVPREALLNRFGDVAEDGTYTSPIESDGRRFFTMLGTLIRGRVSVAGSAGSATKRALALAVRYGEQRRQFARPDGDEVVILDYRAHQRKLLPALATSYALHFAQEALVATLNDIAEDAPEEEQRELEARAAGIKAVSTWHATATIQAAREACGGSGYLSENLLAGLKADTDVFTTFEGDNTVLLQLVAKGLLTSYKDHFEDLSPLATARFVAEQFVEAVIERTSARKVVERLTDADDSDVLYSREWHLKLFEDREEHVLGGVAQRLRKAASDPFGVFNDAQDHVLRAGRVHVDRVVLEAFIAAIERCADAEARELLERVCDLYALANIEADRGWFLEHGRLTSGRSKAVTAAVNALCADLRPHARTLVDAFAIPEQYLAAPMLRD